Proteins from one Chromatiales bacterium genomic window:
- a CDS encoding peptidylprolyl isomerase has translation MTKASARHILVDDKSSCEALKSRIEAGEDFADIAREHSNCPSGQQGGDLGEFRPGQMVKEFDQVVFSAEVGKVHGPVQTQFGYHLIEITQRTA, from the coding sequence ATGACCAAAGCGAGCGCCCGCCACATCCTCGTCGACGACAAAAGCAGCTGCGAAGCCCTGAAGTCCCGCATCGAAGCAGGCGAGGACTTTGCCGATATCGCCCGTGAACACTCCAACTGTCCCTCCGGACAACAGGGTGGTGATCTCGGCGAGTTCCGGCCGGGGCAGATGGTGAAGGAATTTGATCAGGTGGTATTCAGCGCCGAGGTCGGCAAGGTACACGGTCCGGTACAGACACAGTTTGGCTACCATCTGATCGAAATCACGCAACGCACGGCCTGA
- a CDS encoding cupin domain-containing protein: protein MSGTPANSRDHGVRVIRSEEVSQGGAGDLAVRLVAELSHAPGGHGTLAARSLELAPGASQAPPHQGPTESVICVISGRATIRWGESLESCCTAGPGDLVVIPARVPHQEDNAGGTEALRYLLLTT from the coding sequence ATGTCCGGAACCCCTGCGAATTCGCGCGATCATGGCGTACGAGTGATACGTAGCGAAGAGGTCAGCCAGGGTGGTGCCGGAGATCTTGCTGTCCGGCTTGTAGCCGAACTCAGCCACGCACCAGGCGGCCACGGCACACTGGCTGCCCGCAGCCTGGAACTTGCGCCCGGCGCCAGTCAGGCACCTCCTCATCAGGGGCCCACCGAAAGCGTCATCTGCGTGATCAGCGGCCGGGCCACGATCCGCTGGGGCGAGAGCCTGGAGTCCTGTTGCACCGCCGGGCCCGGCGATCTGGTTGTCATCCCGGCCCGGGTACCGCATCAGGAAGATAATGCCGGCGGTACAGAAGCGCTGCGCTATCTGCTACTGACCACCTGA
- a CDS encoding SDR family oxidoreductase, which produces MNTKELRCGLVLVLTLLAFSPLHAAKVRDPDSPTILLTGSNRGVGLALAQEYAAKGWNVIATCRTPSKAKELQALAAGNPKVLVEKLDVTDLREIGKLAEKYRGVPVDVLFNNAAWLGEPIARQQFGNLDQDMFVEVMKTNAYGPLKLSEAFVENVAASEQKKIIGMTSGLGSLTIMARMSRFYFYQMSKAAMNMGMRALRNDLRSRGIIVAIVAPGMVDTDMLVASGYKGDKLTPADSAAALYAMVAALTLEDKGVPVNVDGKPIPW; this is translated from the coding sequence ATGAATACGAAAGAACTCCGCTGCGGCCTCGTACTGGTTCTGACCCTGCTGGCGTTCTCGCCGCTCCACGCGGCAAAGGTCCGGGATCCGGACAGCCCGACCATCCTGCTGACCGGTTCGAATCGTGGTGTGGGCCTGGCCCTGGCGCAGGAGTACGCGGCAAAGGGCTGGAACGTGATTGCAACCTGCCGCACGCCTTCGAAGGCCAAGGAACTGCAGGCACTTGCCGCCGGCAATCCGAAGGTCCTGGTCGAGAAACTCGACGTGACCGATCTCAGGGAGATCGGCAAGCTTGCGGAAAAGTACCGCGGGGTTCCCGTCGATGTGCTGTTCAACAATGCCGCCTGGCTCGGTGAACCAATTGCCAGGCAGCAGTTTGGCAACCTCGATCAGGACATGTTCGTTGAAGTCATGAAGACCAACGCCTACGGACCACTGAAACTGTCCGAGGCCTTTGTCGAGAACGTCGCTGCCAGCGAGCAGAAAAAGATCATCGGCATGACCAGCGGGCTCGGTTCGCTGACAATCATGGCCCGGATGTCGCGCTTTTATTTCTACCAGATGAGCAAGGCGGCCATGAACATGGGCATGCGTGCGCTGCGCAACGACCTGCGGAGTCGCGGCATCATCGTGGCCATTGTGGCCCCCGGCATGGTCGACACGGATATGCTTGTCGCGTCCGGCTACAAGGGTGACAAACTGACGCCGGCCGACAGCGCGGCGGCACTTTACGCGATGGTTGCGGCGCTCACACTCGAGGACAAGGGCGTACCGGTCAATGTCGATGGCAAGCCCATACCCTGGTAG
- a CDS encoding 5'-nucleotidase: MRTERQFVLGVDLDGVVADFARGLKPVAAEWLGLAEQQLTDEISYGFGEWGLEAAGGYDALHRFAVKERELFARLPPVSGAPAALRRLDTIPEVRIRIITHRLYIHWFHKEAIRQTTEWLERHGIPYWDLCFMRDKAAVGADLYLEDSPDNIRALRATGHETIVVVNSTNRELPPPRATDWDGIERLVRERVALWRQQG; this comes from the coding sequence ATGAGAACGGAGCGGCAATTTGTACTCGGCGTGGATCTCGACGGCGTGGTCGCGGATTTTGCGCGCGGGCTGAAGCCTGTCGCTGCCGAGTGGCTGGGCCTCGCCGAACAGCAACTGACCGATGAGATCAGTTATGGCTTCGGCGAATGGGGGCTGGAGGCTGCCGGGGGCTACGATGCCCTGCATCGTTTTGCGGTGAAGGAACGCGAGCTGTTCGCGCGCCTGCCGCCGGTCAGCGGTGCACCGGCGGCGTTGCGCCGACTCGACACCATCCCCGAAGTCCGCATCCGCATCATCACCCACCGCCTGTATATCCATTGGTTCCACAAGGAAGCGATCCGGCAGACCACCGAGTGGCTGGAGCGACACGGCATTCCCTACTGGGACCTGTGCTTCATGCGCGACAAGGCAGCCGTCGGTGCCGACCTGTATCTGGAGGACAGTCCCGACAACATCAGGGCGCTGCGCGCCACCGGTCATGAAACCATCGTCGTGGTGAATTCAACCAACCGCGAGCTTCCACCGCCGCGCGCAACCGACTGGGATGGCATCGAGCGGCTGGTGCGTGAGCGGGTTGCACTCTGGCGGCAGCAAGGTTGA
- a CDS encoding GspH/FimT family pseudopilin: MTAIELLAALSIVAILSAMAIPAFRDFLQNNRAAEQSNALVGALALARNEAVTRGIPVSVCASTDGESCDPVGGLFTVWTPGWIVFTDAAGALGTVDDAAVPPDTVLRVLPALSGEATLASNTNFISYTPSGFLSGGQVSFLLSVPDCSGDQNRQIVINPQGRATLSHVACGT; encoded by the coding sequence ATGACAGCCATTGAGCTGCTGGCCGCGCTGTCCATCGTGGCAATTCTCAGTGCGATGGCCATTCCCGCTTTTCGTGATTTTCTGCAGAACAACCGCGCCGCCGAACAGAGCAATGCACTGGTCGGTGCGCTGGCGCTGGCCCGCAACGAAGCGGTAACCCGCGGCATTCCGGTGTCTGTCTGTGCGAGTACCGACGGCGAGAGCTGTGATCCCGTCGGCGGCCTGTTTACGGTATGGACGCCGGGCTGGATCGTGTTTACGGATGCTGCCGGAGCCCTCGGCACCGTGGACGATGCGGCAGTGCCGCCCGATACCGTGCTGCGCGTATTGCCGGCTTTGTCCGGCGAGGCGACGCTCGCCAGCAACACGAACTTCATTTCCTATACCCCCAGCGGCTTCCTCAGTGGTGGCCAGGTGTCATTCCTGCTGTCTGTTCCCGACTGTTCGGGTGACCAGAACCGGCAGATCGTCATCAATCCGCAGGGACGGGCCACGCTCAGCCATGTGGCATGTGGAACATGA
- a CDS encoding xanthine dehydrogenase family protein molybdopterin-binding subunit, which produces MSLSRRKLLISTAVLAGGGLALTWLRPARNRTPAPETPGNLSPNAWLQITPGGDIVLQVDKAELGQGVMTGFATLLAEELDVSPAQITLRLAAINPLFQDPLQMTGESKTTRTRWLPIRETGARARQMLLQAAANKWQTDVAALDTDGAAGVIDRRGNRRLAYAELATAAARLPVPDKAPLREPGRWRWIGTTVPRPDILPKLTGRATYGVDTQLPDLLVAVIARPPRLLAQALGHDATAARALPGIVDVRAVHTGVAVLGETFWHAQQGANALTIEWSTGPLAGISSASIRVEQGKQLDAADTHRVRDDGDTDQALQAAARLVEAEYWLPYLAHATLEPMNATIWFHDGGCEAWVPSQGPDMVRQVICDMSGLPREQVRVHTTYAGGGFGRRATMEYVVEAVEIARHTTRPVKLMWTREDDMRQGLYREATLHRLRAALNADGEPLAWQHRLVATNLNRLVVPVALDVLAPEWMPQSVTGGFSDGVTSLLDRFRGSESARAGARSMPYAIPNVQIDLADWNPGVPVTLWRSVGHSYTAFVIESFIDELAAAAGQDPAAFRRRYLAAAPRHLAVLDLVLEKSGWATQVPGRHRGIAIQEAFGTIVAHVAEISIGADDAIRVHRVSCAVDCGLVINPDIVRQQMEGGILFGLSAALYGEISIKDGAVQQSNFHDYRVLRMADSPAIDVHIVPGGTEPSGVGEPGVPPIAPAVANAVFAATGQRLRTLPLRLGA; this is translated from the coding sequence ATGTCCCTGAGTCGTCGCAAGCTGCTGATCAGTACGGCGGTGCTGGCCGGTGGTGGCCTCGCACTGACCTGGCTGCGCCCGGCCCGCAACCGGACGCCGGCGCCGGAAACGCCCGGTAACCTCTCGCCGAACGCCTGGCTGCAGATCACGCCCGGGGGCGACATCGTTCTGCAGGTCGACAAGGCCGAACTTGGTCAGGGTGTGATGACCGGTTTCGCCACCCTGCTGGCCGAGGAACTCGATGTGTCGCCGGCGCAGATCACGCTGCGTTTAGCGGCGATCAATCCGCTGTTCCAGGATCCGCTGCAAATGACGGGCGAGAGCAAGACCACGCGCACCCGCTGGCTGCCGATCCGGGAGACCGGTGCGCGGGCCCGGCAGATGCTGCTGCAGGCAGCCGCGAACAAGTGGCAGACCGATGTGGCCGCACTCGATACCGATGGTGCAGCGGGAGTCATCGACCGGCGCGGCAACAGGCGTCTGGCTTATGCCGAACTTGCAACAGCGGCGGCGCGCCTGCCGGTGCCTGACAAGGCGCCGCTCAGGGAGCCCGGTCGCTGGCGGTGGATCGGGACCACGGTACCGCGGCCGGATATCCTGCCGAAACTCACCGGTCGCGCGACATACGGCGTGGATACGCAACTCCCGGATCTGCTCGTCGCCGTGATCGCCCGCCCACCGCGTCTGCTTGCACAAGCACTTGGCCATGATGCGACTGCGGCGCGTGCGCTACCGGGCATCGTTGACGTGCGGGCTGTGCATACCGGCGTCGCCGTGCTTGGCGAGACTTTCTGGCATGCGCAACAGGGTGCGAACGCGCTCACCATTGAATGGAGTACGGGTCCGCTCGCCGGCATCAGCAGCGCATCGATCCGGGTGGAGCAGGGGAAGCAGCTCGATGCCGCCGACACGCACCGGGTGCGTGATGACGGCGATACGGATCAGGCACTGCAAGCCGCTGCGCGGTTGGTGGAGGCGGAGTACTGGCTGCCCTATCTGGCGCACGCCACGCTCGAGCCGATGAATGCCACGATCTGGTTCCATGACGGCGGATGTGAGGCCTGGGTGCCGAGTCAGGGACCCGACATGGTGCGCCAGGTGATCTGCGACATGTCGGGGCTGCCCCGGGAGCAGGTGCGGGTGCATACAACCTACGCCGGCGGTGGTTTCGGGCGGCGTGCGACCATGGAGTATGTCGTCGAGGCGGTGGAAATTGCGCGGCACACCACGCGCCCCGTGAAGCTGATGTGGACGCGTGAAGACGATATGCGTCAAGGTCTCTATCGCGAGGCGACGCTGCATCGCCTGCGCGCCGCGCTGAATGCCGACGGCGAGCCGCTGGCCTGGCAGCATCGACTGGTCGCCACAAACCTGAACCGGCTGGTTGTTCCGGTCGCGCTTGACGTGCTTGCACCGGAGTGGATGCCGCAATCCGTAACCGGCGGCTTCAGTGACGGCGTCACCAGCCTGCTCGATCGCTTCAGGGGTTCGGAGTCGGCGCGTGCCGGCGCGCGATCCATGCCCTATGCGATTCCGAATGTGCAGATCGACCTGGCCGACTGGAACCCCGGCGTTCCGGTGACGCTGTGGCGCTCGGTCGGTCACTCGTATACGGCTTTTGTCATCGAGAGTTTCATCGACGAGCTCGCGGCTGCAGCTGGACAGGACCCCGCAGCCTTTCGCCGACGTTATCTGGCGGCGGCGCCGCGCCACCTCGCCGTACTCGATCTGGTGCTGGAGAAATCCGGCTGGGCCACGCAGGTTCCGGGCCGCCACCGGGGAATCGCGATACAGGAAGCCTTCGGTACCATCGTTGCTCATGTTGCAGAGATCAGTATCGGCGCTGATGACGCCATTCGCGTGCATCGCGTGAGCTGTGCCGTGGATTGCGGACTGGTGATCAACCCTGACATCGTGCGTCAGCAGATGGAGGGCGGGATCCTGTTTGGCCTGTCTGCGGCGCTGTATGGCGAGATCAGCATCAAGGACGGCGCCGTACAGCAGAGCAACTTCCACGACTACCGCGTGCTGCGCATGGCTGACTCACCAGCCATCGATGTGCACATCGTGCCCGGGGGTACAGAGCCGAGCGGTGTGGGCGAGCCGGGCGTGCCGCCGATCGCCCCTGCGGTTGCCAATGCGGTGTTTGCGGCAACGGGGCAGAGATTGCGCACCTTGCCGCTGCGTCTTGGTGCCTGA
- a CDS encoding DUF2442 domain-containing protein — translation MISRLIAAWPLERYQLWLTYADGTEGVVDLEEQLAPWSLETLRDVREFRKLRIDRSRSLIVWPGGVDLDTHTLYRELRRRRCRKTAGR, via the coding sequence ATGATCTCCCGACTCATCGCCGCCTGGCCCCTGGAACGCTATCAGCTGTGGCTCACCTACGCCGATGGCACCGAAGGTGTCGTCGACCTCGAGGAACAACTGGCGCCCTGGTCGCTGGAAACATTGCGCGATGTCCGCGAGTTCCGGAAGCTGCGCATCGATCGCAGCCGCAGCCTGATCGTCTGGCCCGGCGGGGTCGATCTGGATACGCATACCCTGTACCGGGAACTCAGACGCCGGCGTTGCCGCAAGACGGCTGGCAGATGA